The following are encoded together in the Geobacter sulfurreducens PCA genome:
- a CDS encoding GPMC system transcriptional regulator — translation MESLSSHLPLLRDQIVAYGKENLEEMLHLLAEGVRLVSGQDRIRIYLEDLTRGVLTCVHASGPLADEIREVSFPIISREASVSSVFVSQYATEFHYEPEGKHTFDRGFAERFAIGHSYILPVVSQGKSIGVVCVDRFRPGEILRGKGKALLGEFVTSVADRLDVARIYHQQLLLARRVEEYKKREAASFMVQSAVRLIDRLVLASVLVPVPGPEGSSRLAILASHSEDPSLKKQYDEQGEIALQRGTSLISRFLDDNAVIADERLLRPLFIPDLTQQELQKKALTEKMALRSLYVVPRYEPSSRKVICLVNYFTKDLYRFSDFEMGLLQTHAEMAERMVNEIGGEHLEIRVLAEITELLQERNEELSPFLTRVLSMATELIGADTGSIAIVQERDGEKWLVVEDEEGTIVGAKNKSWLKKYIPPFRIGGHELPAEERSLTGYVAWSKQPKIIAHVADEQGGEGFHRSMHELIKSEIAVPIVCDDEVIAVVCLNSLKPAWFTEEHKRILQIIDRLTSRHISDVQRIERLEGEVTRLKTDVAYKDPQISSYRLGNIIGNSRKAQEIVDFINTVSVPLFNRITLWSKNVLQEATIGLPSILVQGQTGAGKEFFFNNLYNKLNEMYREKLNPAGQLPVKKTNIAAYSGDLTYSELFGHKKGAFTGAYSDRKGILEDAAGGIVFLDEIGDADPKTQVQLLRFLDNGGFVRLGENQDRFSRVLLVAATNKDLAEEIRKGNFREDLYHRLSELAVQVPSLNERREDIPDLATHFLGKLYRTYRGDESKDAAPTLAEEAKRLLMNHHYHGNIRELRSILLRALFFRKGTVLTADDVRRALAAGMREFAPATATQELNDRMVTEILDKIANGETFWEAVYEPYSRNAIPRDAVRLVIERSRDAAGRSMPQVARYLKAVGDDVEENDEERKRFFKFKNFLYKTVKI, via the coding sequence ATGGAGTCCCTTTCGTCGCACCTCCCCCTTTTGCGGGATCAAATCGTTGCCTACGGCAAGGAAAACCTTGAGGAAATGCTCCACCTGCTGGCCGAGGGGGTGCGTCTCGTCTCCGGCCAGGACCGGATCCGCATCTACCTGGAAGACCTGACCCGCGGCGTCCTTACCTGTGTCCACGCCTCGGGCCCCCTGGCCGATGAGATCCGCGAGGTGAGCTTCCCCATCATCTCCCGTGAGGCGTCGGTTTCCAGCGTCTTTGTCTCCCAGTACGCCACCGAATTCCACTACGAGCCGGAGGGAAAACACACCTTCGACCGGGGCTTTGCCGAACGCTTCGCCATCGGCCACAGCTACATCCTGCCGGTGGTGAGCCAGGGGAAATCCATCGGCGTGGTCTGCGTCGACCGCTTCCGGCCGGGGGAGATCCTGCGCGGCAAGGGGAAGGCGCTGCTGGGCGAGTTCGTCACCTCCGTGGCCGACCGGCTCGACGTCGCCCGCATCTACCACCAGCAGCTCCTGCTCGCCCGCCGGGTCGAGGAGTACAAGAAACGGGAAGCTGCCTCGTTCATGGTGCAGTCGGCCGTGCGCCTCATCGACCGGCTGGTCCTCGCCTCGGTGCTGGTGCCCGTGCCCGGTCCGGAAGGCTCGTCGCGCCTCGCCATCCTGGCCAGCCACTCGGAAGACCCCAGCCTGAAAAAGCAGTATGACGAGCAGGGAGAGATCGCTCTCCAGAGGGGTACCTCCCTCATCTCCCGGTTCCTGGACGACAACGCGGTCATCGCCGACGAACGGCTTCTGCGCCCGCTGTTCATTCCGGACCTGACCCAGCAGGAGCTCCAGAAAAAGGCCCTCACCGAGAAGATGGCGCTGCGCTCCCTCTACGTGGTGCCCCGCTACGAGCCGTCCAGCCGCAAGGTCATCTGCCTGGTCAACTATTTCACCAAAGACCTGTACCGCTTCTCCGACTTCGAGATGGGCCTGCTCCAGACCCATGCGGAGATGGCGGAGCGGATGGTGAACGAGATCGGCGGCGAACACTTGGAAATCCGCGTCCTGGCCGAGATCACCGAACTCCTCCAGGAGCGCAACGAAGAGCTTTCCCCGTTCCTCACCCGGGTCCTGTCAATGGCCACGGAGCTGATCGGCGCCGATACCGGCAGCATCGCCATCGTCCAGGAGCGTGACGGCGAAAAATGGCTTGTGGTGGAGGACGAAGAAGGGACCATCGTCGGGGCCAAGAACAAGTCGTGGCTCAAGAAGTACATCCCCCCCTTCAGAATCGGCGGCCACGAGCTCCCCGCCGAGGAGCGGAGCCTCACCGGCTACGTGGCCTGGTCCAAGCAGCCGAAGATCATCGCCCACGTGGCGGACGAGCAGGGGGGCGAGGGGTTCCACCGCTCCATGCACGAGCTGATCAAGAGCGAGATCGCGGTCCCCATCGTCTGCGACGACGAGGTGATCGCCGTGGTCTGCCTCAACTCGCTCAAGCCCGCCTGGTTCACGGAAGAGCACAAGCGGATCCTGCAGATCATCGACCGGCTCACCTCCCGGCACATCTCCGACGTCCAGCGGATCGAGCGGCTCGAGGGGGAGGTGACCCGGCTCAAGACTGACGTGGCCTACAAAGACCCCCAGATCTCCTCCTACCGGCTCGGCAACATCATCGGCAACAGCCGCAAAGCCCAGGAGATCGTTGATTTCATCAACACCGTGTCGGTGCCCCTCTTCAACCGGATCACCCTCTGGAGCAAGAACGTCCTCCAGGAGGCGACCATCGGCCTCCCCTCCATCCTCGTCCAGGGGCAGACCGGCGCCGGCAAGGAGTTCTTCTTCAACAACCTCTACAACAAGCTGAACGAGATGTACCGGGAGAAGCTCAACCCCGCTGGCCAGCTCCCCGTGAAAAAGACCAACATCGCGGCCTACAGCGGTGACCTGACCTACTCGGAACTCTTCGGCCACAAGAAGGGGGCCTTCACCGGCGCCTACAGCGACCGCAAGGGCATCCTGGAGGATGCCGCCGGCGGGATCGTCTTCCTGGACGAGATCGGCGACGCCGACCCCAAGACCCAGGTGCAGCTGCTCCGGTTCCTGGACAACGGCGGGTTTGTGCGGCTGGGGGAAAACCAGGACCGTTTCAGCCGGGTGCTCCTGGTGGCCGCCACCAACAAGGATCTGGCGGAAGAGATCCGCAAGGGGAACTTCCGGGAAGACCTCTACCACCGGCTGTCGGAGCTGGCGGTGCAGGTGCCGTCCCTGAACGAGCGGCGCGAGGACATCCCCGACCTGGCCACCCACTTCCTGGGCAAGCTCTACCGCACCTACCGGGGGGACGAGTCCAAGGACGCCGCCCCCACCCTGGCGGAGGAGGCCAAGCGGCTCCTGATGAACCACCACTACCACGGCAACATCAGGGAACTGCGGAGCATCCTGCTGCGGGCGCTCTTCTTCCGCAAGGGCACGGTGCTCACCGCCGACGACGTCCGGCGCGCCCTGGCCGCGGGCATGCGCGAGTTCGCCCCTGCCACCGCCACCCAGGAGCTGAACGACCGGATGGTGACGGAAATCCTGGACAAGATCGCCAATGGCGAAACCTTCTGGGAAGCGGTCTACGAGCCCTACTCCCGCAACGCCATCCCCCGCGACGCCGTCCGGCTCGTCATCGAGCGGAGCCGCGACGCGGCGGGCCGGAGCATGCCCCAGGTGGCCCGCTACCTCAAGGCCGTGGGCGACGATGTGGAAGAAAACGACGAGGAGCGGAAGCGGTTCTTCAAGTTCAAGAATTTCCTCTATAAGACCGTGAAGATCTGA
- a CDS encoding protein arginine N-methyltransferase, translating to MKKKKAHAAGAGPKLSVTNPPRTFFEDTLALFNSRRFDLLDQKINEAVNKWPNHAVVWKAIGVIMLMEGRFKEAIEPLTTAANLAQGDAQLHHNLGVAYLRLEQYEKAVPWLQRATSLKPDYAQAFANLGIAQAEIGLLQAAESNYRTALKINKDFPEALNNLGNVLNDQKRYGEAEECFRRALVLKPDFAEALNNLGTSLKGLNRLEEAETTYRKSLSLMPDYTRAHIGLGHTLFKLRQPDKAAASFRRAIELSPYELEAHDGLSMTLGDTVPLWHLPMMNDKPRNDAYFNALQAAVTPETRVLEIGTGSGLLSMMSARLGARHVTTCEVVTAIAETAASIVKDNGFADQVTVIPKLSTTLEVGVDLEERADLLVSEILSSEFLGEGVLSSIEDAKRRLLKPGARIIPARGSVRIALFGGRDIEMNVRVDEVYGFDLSRFNDIVPPKQYVGRNDLNIELLSDGIGAIHFDFMGTDHFPTSRSYGIDVPITRAGRCCGVIQWIRLEMDDTFVFENHPAERNVASGWQHCVYLFKTPVDVQPGQVAQIIASHDIRTCWFFLKKIVTP from the coding sequence ATGAAAAAAAAGAAGGCGCATGCCGCGGGAGCAGGGCCGAAGCTGTCCGTGACCAATCCCCCCCGCACTTTTTTTGAAGACACGCTGGCGCTGTTCAATTCGAGACGCTTTGACCTGCTGGACCAGAAGATCAATGAGGCCGTGAACAAATGGCCCAACCACGCCGTGGTCTGGAAGGCGATCGGGGTCATCATGCTCATGGAGGGACGGTTCAAGGAAGCAATCGAACCGTTGACCACGGCGGCGAACCTGGCGCAGGGCGATGCGCAGCTGCACCACAACCTCGGGGTGGCATACCTGCGGCTCGAGCAGTATGAAAAAGCCGTACCCTGGCTGCAGCGGGCCACCAGCCTCAAGCCGGATTATGCCCAGGCCTTCGCCAACCTGGGTATCGCCCAGGCAGAGATCGGGCTTCTCCAGGCGGCGGAAAGCAACTATCGCACTGCGCTGAAAATCAACAAGGATTTTCCCGAGGCGCTCAACAATCTCGGCAATGTGCTGAATGATCAGAAACGGTATGGGGAGGCAGAGGAGTGCTTCCGGAGGGCTCTCGTCCTCAAGCCGGATTTTGCCGAAGCCCTCAATAACCTGGGCACGAGCCTGAAGGGGCTGAACCGGCTGGAGGAGGCAGAAACCACCTACCGGAAGTCCCTGTCGCTGATGCCGGATTACACCCGCGCCCACATCGGCCTGGGCCACACCCTGTTCAAGCTCCGCCAGCCGGACAAGGCAGCGGCGAGTTTCCGCCGGGCAATCGAGCTTTCCCCCTACGAACTGGAAGCCCATGACGGCTTGAGCATGACCCTCGGCGACACGGTTCCCCTGTGGCATCTGCCCATGATGAACGACAAGCCCAGGAACGATGCCTATTTCAATGCCCTGCAGGCCGCGGTCACCCCGGAGACGCGCGTTCTGGAAATCGGGACCGGATCGGGCCTTCTGTCCATGATGTCGGCCCGCCTGGGCGCACGGCACGTGACAACCTGCGAGGTGGTCACGGCAATTGCCGAGACTGCCGCGTCCATCGTGAAAGACAACGGATTCGCGGACCAGGTCACCGTGATTCCGAAACTGTCCACCACCCTGGAGGTCGGCGTCGACCTGGAAGAGCGGGCCGATCTGCTCGTCTCGGAAATCCTGTCGAGCGAATTTCTCGGCGAAGGCGTTCTGAGCAGCATCGAAGACGCAAAACGGCGGCTGCTCAAGCCGGGAGCCCGGATCATCCCCGCCCGGGGCTCGGTCCGGATTGCCCTGTTCGGCGGACGGGACATCGAAATGAACGTCCGGGTCGACGAGGTCTACGGCTTCGACCTGTCGAGGTTCAACGACATCGTGCCCCCGAAGCAGTATGTCGGCAGGAACGATCTCAACATCGAACTGCTGAGCGACGGCATCGGGGCCATTCATTTCGACTTCATGGGCACGGATCACTTCCCCACCAGCAGAAGCTACGGCATAGACGTGCCGATCACCAGGGCCGGCAGGTGCTGCGGCGTCATCCAGTGGATACGCCTTGAAATGGACGATACCTTCGTCTTTGAGAACCATCCGGCAGAGAGGAATGTGGCATCCGGCTGGCAGCACTGCGTCTATCTCTTCAAAACCCCCGTCGACGTGCAGCCCGGCCAGGTCGCGCAGATCATCGCCTCCCACGACATCAGGACCTGCTGGTTCTTTCTGAAGAAAATCGTGACCCCATGA
- a CDS encoding B12-binding domain-containing radical SAM protein encodes MNRKLRRANLKASEPTPHETGNVINYMRQGRYAEAAHLAKGLTERFPDHGFGWKILGICTLLLGQNGDALPLFLKAAGLLPDDPDIHCNIGIIYYELNQLNEAEYYCRYALKLRPNDAIAHNNLGNILSSLGRLDEAEACFRRAIENNPDLAQAHYNLGSALQALGRLEEAESCYRRATAIRPTYEEAYASLGNVLKEMGRLDEALESWKLSLAHQEDWTNALRRLTNPLLMDGDLTRGPEYPAADAAEGQPRQLSSHPAAASVESLDRKYRVPSHGHDGSAEAGAVAGRDENAPRPLRIVLVYPPLWQIPSADLAVPEGMPFGPPATAGGPVAISRELKTITQGVLSIAAQAKKAGHDVRVYNLFNAPWADIVALIAGTGADVYGVSAYNSNRRGMGALCALIRQYHPHAHITVGGPFATTLPLETLRYYRAIDTVVVGEGEETFMELLDHIRSHRPAVGIPGTAWRNGDEVALGPVRPRIGDLDTLASHFDYYSSNIVMTSRGCPSKCSFCGNPVLWGRKIRFYSTDYCIDMFRKALARLPVPYLMIADDTFTANQQRTLNMCDAIIGNKLDFLWSCSTRVDAMEDKVLHRMRRAGCQEIMIGVESGSPEILERIHKGITPEMVLTVTRAAKKYGMLVHYYMMVINRGETPDTLQASIDLIKAGRPNSYDLTPLMFLPGTEDYGHLCEQQGLTSDIFFRNDFMDISVERKRKKDLDTVMQHLYCSIGTIGGYEYTVAEREAVVEHLPDVPTVHVELANAYLRAGQLDKATAALTRAEELGFPIGNIILNQHACIALARNQIDTSLDFLERACRSFPDVTVKGNYDKLAAWIDSRTSGQVKPCLLCDSVRAQDFVFRADETAP; translated from the coding sequence ATGAACCGCAAACTGAGACGAGCCAACCTGAAAGCAAGCGAGCCGACGCCCCACGAGACCGGCAATGTAATCAACTACATGCGGCAGGGTCGCTACGCAGAGGCGGCGCATCTTGCAAAGGGCCTTACCGAACGGTTCCCCGATCATGGTTTCGGCTGGAAGATACTGGGGATCTGCACCTTGCTGCTGGGGCAGAACGGGGATGCGCTGCCCCTGTTCCTGAAGGCCGCCGGCCTGTTGCCCGACGACCCGGATATCCACTGCAATATCGGCATCATCTACTATGAGCTGAATCAGCTCAACGAGGCTGAATACTACTGCCGCTACGCGCTGAAGCTGCGGCCGAACGACGCCATCGCGCACAACAATCTCGGCAACATTCTGAGCAGCCTGGGGCGGCTGGACGAGGCGGAAGCCTGTTTCCGCCGCGCCATCGAGAACAACCCGGATCTGGCTCAGGCGCACTACAACCTCGGCTCCGCGCTTCAGGCCCTGGGCCGCCTGGAGGAAGCGGAGAGCTGCTATCGCCGCGCAACGGCAATCAGACCGACGTATGAGGAGGCCTACGCGAGCCTCGGCAACGTCCTTAAGGAAATGGGCCGCCTGGATGAGGCGCTCGAAAGCTGGAAACTGTCTCTCGCGCACCAGGAAGATTGGACAAACGCATTACGGCGCCTGACCAATCCCCTGCTCATGGACGGGGATCTGACCCGCGGTCCCGAGTATCCCGCCGCGGACGCGGCAGAGGGACAGCCGCGGCAACTATCGTCACATCCGGCGGCGGCATCCGTAGAGTCGCTCGACCGGAAGTATCGGGTCCCCTCCCATGGGCATGACGGATCTGCCGAAGCGGGAGCCGTTGCCGGGAGAGACGAAAACGCGCCCCGCCCCCTGCGCATTGTGTTGGTCTACCCTCCGTTGTGGCAGATACCGTCCGCGGATCTGGCCGTACCGGAAGGCATGCCGTTCGGCCCGCCCGCCACCGCCGGCGGACCGGTCGCCATCAGCAGGGAACTCAAGACCATTACCCAAGGCGTGCTGTCCATCGCGGCCCAGGCGAAAAAAGCCGGGCACGACGTCCGCGTGTACAATCTGTTCAACGCGCCCTGGGCCGACATCGTGGCCCTCATCGCCGGAACCGGGGCCGACGTGTACGGCGTATCCGCCTACAACTCCAACCGGCGCGGCATGGGTGCGCTGTGCGCCCTGATCAGACAGTATCATCCGCACGCCCACATTACCGTCGGCGGCCCCTTCGCAACGACGCTCCCCCTTGAAACGCTGCGCTATTACCGCGCGATCGATACGGTTGTCGTCGGCGAAGGCGAAGAGACCTTCATGGAACTGCTCGACCATATCCGCTCGCACCGGCCGGCAGTTGGAATCCCGGGCACTGCGTGGCGAAACGGCGACGAGGTGGCGCTCGGTCCAGTGCGCCCCCGGATCGGCGACCTCGACACGCTTGCATCCCATTTTGACTACTATTCAAGCAATATCGTGATGACGTCGCGCGGCTGCCCTTCCAAATGCTCGTTCTGCGGCAATCCCGTATTGTGGGGACGGAAGATCCGTTTTTACTCCACAGACTACTGCATTGACATGTTCAGGAAGGCACTGGCCCGGCTGCCGGTGCCCTACCTCATGATCGCAGACGACACCTTCACCGCCAACCAGCAGCGTACCCTGAACATGTGCGACGCGATCATCGGGAACAAGCTCGACTTTCTCTGGAGCTGCAGCACCCGCGTGGATGCCATGGAGGACAAGGTACTGCACAGGATGAGGCGGGCAGGCTGCCAGGAGATCATGATCGGGGTGGAATCGGGGTCACCGGAGATCCTTGAGAGGATACACAAGGGGATCACCCCCGAAATGGTCCTCACGGTGACCCGCGCGGCCAAAAAGTACGGCATGCTCGTCCACTACTACATGATGGTGATCAATCGTGGAGAGACGCCCGACACGCTCCAGGCGAGCATCGACCTGATCAAGGCCGGTCGGCCCAACAGCTACGACCTCACGCCACTGATGTTTCTTCCGGGCACGGAAGACTACGGTCATCTGTGCGAACAACAGGGATTGACCTCGGATATCTTCTTCCGGAACGACTTCATGGATATATCCGTGGAAAGAAAGCGCAAAAAAGACCTGGATACGGTCATGCAGCATCTTTACTGCAGCATCGGAACCATCGGCGGCTACGAATATACCGTAGCGGAAAGGGAAGCCGTCGTGGAGCATCTGCCCGACGTGCCCACCGTCCATGTGGAGCTCGCCAACGCATACCTTCGCGCGGGCCAGTTAGACAAAGCCACGGCGGCATTGACTCGGGCAGAGGAGCTGGGCTTCCCCATCGGCAACATCATCCTCAACCAGCACGCGTGCATTGCCCTTGCACGCAATCAGATCGACACGTCCCTCGATTTCCTGGAGCGGGCGTGCCGGTCCTTCCCTGACGTCACGGTGAAGGGCAACTACGATAAACTGGCGGCCTGGATCGACAGCCGTACGAGCGGCCAGGTCAAGCCGTGCCTGCTGTGCGATTCCGTCCGGGCCCAGGATTTCGTGTTCCGCGCCGATGAAACCGCACCATAG
- the kdpA gene encoding potassium-transporting ATPase subunit KdpA yields MNVYESLQTVLLFVVLLAMVKPLGTFMARVFQGERTILSPVLAPAESLLYGVCGVNSEEEMDWKRYARAMVLFNLVIFATLFAMLMLQHLLPLNPQKFPAFSWQLALNTAVSFTTNTNWQAYAGEQAASYFTQMVGLTVHNFVSAATGIAVAIAVIRGFARRTTSALGNFWVDLTRATLYILVPISLIAALVLVSQGVIQNFSAYQAVSLVQPVTYDTPKRDGTGSPVKDPTGNPVTERVTAKEVTIPMGPVASQEAIKELGTNGGGFFNANSAHPFENPTPLSNMLEILLILLIPFSLTYTFGAMVGNTRQGWTLLGVMLLILLASFAVLQGVESGGNPLVTKLGVHGANMEGKDTRFGLAGSSLFTVATTGTSCGAVNTMHDSLTPIGGMIPMSLMLLGELVPGGVGSGLYTMLAFAVIAVFVSGLMIGRTPEYLGKKIEVREMWMSVVTVLAAGVMVLILSGIAMISPSAVAAMANPGAHGLSEVLYAFASMANNNGSAFAGLSANTTFYNILGALAMIVGRFAPAVAVLAMAGSLAEKKYVPPSLGTLPTDKVPFALWLTLVILIVGALTFFPALSLGPIVEHLTMTM; encoded by the coding sequence ATGAACGTGTACGAATCGCTGCAAACAGTTCTCTTGTTTGTCGTTCTCCTGGCCATGGTCAAGCCCCTGGGCACCTTCATGGCCCGGGTATTCCAGGGGGAGCGGACGATCCTCTCACCCGTCCTCGCGCCCGCCGAGAGCCTCCTCTACGGGGTTTGCGGAGTGAACAGTGAAGAGGAGATGGACTGGAAGCGCTATGCCCGGGCCATGGTCCTCTTCAATCTGGTCATTTTCGCGACACTTTTCGCCATGCTGATGCTGCAGCACCTGTTGCCGCTCAATCCGCAGAAGTTTCCGGCCTTCAGCTGGCAACTGGCCCTCAACACCGCCGTCAGTTTCACCACGAATACCAACTGGCAGGCCTATGCGGGTGAACAGGCGGCCAGCTACTTCACCCAGATGGTTGGGCTGACGGTGCACAACTTCGTCTCCGCCGCCACCGGCATTGCCGTGGCCATCGCAGTTATTCGCGGCTTCGCGCGGCGCACGACCTCCGCGCTGGGCAACTTCTGGGTCGACCTGACCCGCGCGACGCTCTACATCCTGGTACCGATCTCCCTGATCGCCGCCCTCGTCCTCGTTTCCCAGGGGGTGATCCAGAACTTCAGCGCCTACCAGGCGGTGTCCCTGGTGCAGCCGGTCACCTACGACACGCCGAAGCGTGACGGCACGGGAAGCCCGGTCAAGGACCCCACGGGAAATCCGGTCACCGAACGTGTGACCGCCAAGGAGGTCACGATCCCCATGGGGCCGGTCGCTTCCCAGGAAGCGATCAAGGAACTGGGGACCAACGGCGGCGGCTTCTTCAACGCCAACTCGGCCCATCCGTTCGAGAACCCCACTCCCCTTTCCAACATGCTGGAGATCCTGCTCATCCTCCTCATCCCGTTCTCCCTCACCTACACCTTCGGCGCCATGGTGGGGAATACCCGCCAGGGCTGGACCCTCCTCGGGGTCATGCTCCTGATCCTGCTGGCCTCCTTTGCGGTGCTTCAGGGTGTTGAATCGGGCGGCAATCCGCTGGTGACAAAGCTCGGCGTTCACGGGGCCAACATGGAAGGAAAGGATACCCGCTTCGGCCTGGCCGGAAGCAGCCTTTTCACGGTCGCAACCACCGGCACATCCTGCGGCGCGGTGAACACTATGCACGACTCCCTCACTCCGATCGGCGGCATGATCCCCATGAGCCTGATGCTCCTGGGTGAACTGGTTCCCGGCGGGGTCGGCTCCGGCCTCTACACCATGCTCGCCTTCGCCGTGATCGCAGTATTCGTCTCGGGCCTGATGATCGGGCGCACGCCGGAATACCTGGGGAAAAAAATCGAGGTGCGGGAGATGTGGATGTCGGTCGTCACGGTTTTGGCTGCCGGCGTCATGGTGCTGATACTTTCGGGAATCGCCATGATCTCTCCGTCCGCCGTGGCCGCCATGGCCAATCCAGGAGCCCACGGCCTCTCCGAGGTCCTCTACGCCTTCGCCTCCATGGCCAACAACAACGGGAGCGCCTTTGCGGGGCTCTCGGCCAACACGACCTTCTACAACATCCTCGGCGCCCTGGCAATGATCGTCGGACGGTTCGCCCCGGCAGTGGCGGTGCTCGCCATGGCCGGCTCCCTGGCGGAGAAGAAATACGTACCGCCGAGCCTCGGGACCCTGCCGACGGACAAGGTGCCGTTCGCCCTCTGGCTGACCCTGGTCATCCTCATCGTCGGTGCGCTCACCTTTTTCCCGGCGCTGTCGCTCGGGCCGATCGTGGAGCACCTGACCATGACGATGTAG
- the kdpB gene encoding potassium-transporting ATPase subunit KdpB: protein MTKHAPQPISIFDPQIMRPALIESFRKLDPRTLWRNPVMFMVEIASIITLATFFMSLAGAGEEPAWFTGLVSLWLWLTVIFATFSEALAEGRGKARAASLRKTRTEVMAKRLNKPEFGSDFTVVGANQLCKDDYILVEAGELIAGDGDVFAGAALVNEAAVTGESAPVVRESGGDRSAVTGGTKVIANAIIVRITANPGETFLDRMISMIEGAKRRKTPNEIALEVLLIALTAVFLLVCANISPLSVYSVRAAGQGSPVSLTVLVALFVCLAPTTIAALLPAIGIAGMDRLFQKNVIALSGRAIEAAGDVNVLLLDKTGTITLGNREAVEFIPVGGHTDKEVAEAALMASLTDETPEGRSIVVLAKQKYGMKAEALAADAETVTFSAETRLSGLNAGGRQYRKGASDSTAAFVKSLGGKSIPGDLEAVVDKVARAGATPLVVSCDAEILGVVNLKDIIKGGIQERFQQLRSMGIKTVMITGDNPLTAAAIAAEAQVDDFLAQAKPEEKLRLIRENQAAGYMVAMTGDGTNDAPALAQADVAVAMNTGTQPAREAANIIDLDSNPTKLLDIVEVGKQILMTRGNLTTFSISNDIAKYFAIVPAMMLSVYPQLGALNIMGLATPMSAILSAVIFNAVIILLLVPLALKGTKFRPMPAEKLLINNLLIYGLGGVIAPFVGIKAIDMVVGLFV from the coding sequence ATGACCAAACACGCCCCGCAGCCGATATCCATTTTCGATCCGCAGATCATGCGGCCCGCCCTGATCGAATCCTTCAGGAAGCTCGACCCCCGCACCCTCTGGCGCAACCCGGTCATGTTCATGGTGGAAATTGCCAGCATCATCACCCTGGCAACCTTCTTCATGTCGCTTGCCGGCGCGGGGGAGGAGCCGGCCTGGTTCACCGGCCTCGTGTCGCTCTGGCTCTGGTTGACGGTCATCTTCGCCACCTTCTCCGAGGCGTTGGCGGAGGGGCGCGGTAAAGCGCGCGCCGCCAGTCTGCGGAAGACCCGCACCGAGGTGATGGCCAAACGGCTCAACAAGCCGGAATTCGGCAGTGATTTTACCGTGGTCGGCGCCAATCAGCTCTGCAAGGATGACTATATCCTGGTGGAGGCGGGAGAGCTGATTGCGGGCGATGGCGATGTCTTCGCCGGCGCGGCCCTGGTGAACGAGGCAGCGGTGACCGGCGAGTCGGCGCCGGTGGTGCGGGAATCAGGTGGAGACCGGAGCGCCGTCACCGGCGGGACCAAGGTGATCGCCAACGCCATCATCGTCAGGATCACCGCCAATCCGGGTGAGACCTTCCTCGACCGGATGATCTCCATGATCGAGGGGGCCAAGCGACGCAAGACCCCCAACGAAATCGCCCTGGAGGTGCTCCTCATCGCGCTTACGGCAGTCTTCCTGCTCGTGTGCGCCAACATCAGCCCCCTCTCCGTCTACAGCGTGAGGGCTGCCGGTCAGGGGTCGCCGGTATCGCTCACGGTCCTGGTCGCCCTCTTCGTCTGCCTGGCGCCAACCACCATTGCCGCTCTGCTGCCCGCCATCGGCATCGCCGGCATGGACCGGCTCTTCCAGAAAAACGTCATTGCCCTGTCGGGACGGGCCATCGAGGCGGCCGGAGATGTTAACGTGCTCCTTCTCGACAAAACCGGGACCATAACCCTGGGAAACCGTGAGGCGGTGGAGTTCATCCCGGTCGGCGGACACACCGACAAGGAGGTCGCGGAAGCGGCGCTCATGGCGTCATTGACCGATGAAACTCCCGAAGGGAGGAGCATCGTGGTGCTGGCCAAACAGAAGTACGGCATGAAGGCGGAGGCGCTCGCGGCAGATGCCGAAACCGTCACCTTCAGCGCCGAAACCCGCTTGTCCGGTCTTAATGCCGGCGGCAGACAGTACCGCAAGGGGGCTTCCGACTCGACGGCCGCCTTCGTCAAAAGCCTGGGGGGAAAGAGCATCCCGGGCGATCTGGAGGCTGTGGTGGACAAAGTCGCCCGTGCCGGGGCAACTCCGCTCGTGGTCAGCTGCGACGCCGAGATTCTCGGGGTGGTCAACCTGAAGGACATCATCAAGGGAGGCATCCAGGAACGGTTCCAGCAACTGCGGAGCATGGGGATCAAGACCGTTATGATCACCGGCGACAACCCCCTCACCGCCGCGGCAATCGCCGCCGAGGCACAGGTGGACGACTTCCTCGCCCAGGCAAAGCCCGAGGAGAAACTCCGCCTGATCCGGGAGAACCAGGCAGCCGGGTACATGGTGGCCATGACCGGCGACGGTACCAACGACGCCCCCGCCCTGGCCCAGGCGGACGTGGCGGTAGCCATGAACACGGGCACCCAGCCGGCCAGGGAGGCTGCCAACATCATCGATCTGGACTCGAACCCGACGAAGCTCCTCGATATCGTAGAGGTTGGGAAACAGATCCTCATGACCCGCGGAAACCTTACCACGTTCAGCATCTCCAACGATATCGCCAAATATTTCGCTATCGTCCCGGCGATGATGCTTTCCGTCTACCCCCAGTTGGGAGCGTTGAACATCATGGGTCTGGCGACCCCCATGAGCGCCATCCTGTCGGCCGTCATCTTCAATGCGGTAATCATTCTTCTGCTGGTGCCGCTGGCGTTGAAGGGAACGAAGTTCCGACCGATGCCGGCCGAGAAGCTGCTGATCAACAACCTCCTGATCTACGGGTTGGGAGGGGTAATCGCGCCATTCGTCGGCATCAAGGCGATTGACATGGTGGTGGGGCTGTTTGTGTGA